In the Ruminococcus albus 7 = DSM 20455 genome, one interval contains:
- a CDS encoding VOC family protein, whose product MHLDGFGLFVKDMPTMVRFYRDVLGFEIKEAENTDNVYLIKDGTLFLLYGRNDFERMTNRQYSFAKGLNGHSEIALYVDTFADVDAEFDRAVKLGARPVLEPATEPWGQRTCYIADPEGNLIEIGSFGKPFGR is encoded by the coding sequence ATACACCTTGACGGTTTCGGCCTGTTCGTTAAGGATATGCCTACAATGGTAAGATTCTACCGCGATGTGCTTGGCTTTGAGATAAAGGAAGCCGAGAACACCGACAACGTATATCTTATCAAAGACGGCACACTGTTCCTTCTTTACGGACGTAACGATTTTGAACGCATGACAAACAGACAGTACAGCTTTGCCAAAGGGCTGAACGGACATTCAGAGATAGCGCTGTACGTTGATACTTTTGCAGATGTGGATGCCGAATTCGATCGGGCAGTAAAACTCGGTGCAAGACCTGTTCTCGAACCTGCTACAGAACCCTGGGGACAGCGCACCTGCTATATCGCAGATCCCGAGGGAAATCTTATAGAGATAGGCTCATTCGGTAAACCCTTTGGACGATAA
- a CDS encoding L-threonylcarbamoyladenylate synthase: MFETKLLGKDENSINTAAELIRAGEVVGIPTETVYGLGANAFDEDAVHKIFAAKGRPADNPLIVHISSFEEIKPLVTEIPALAEKCAEKFWPGPLTMIMPKSDKIPLVTSGGLDTVGIRMPSNATARAIIKASGCPIAAPSANLSGSPSPTTAMHVLNDMDGRIPAIVDGGACGVGVESTVISFEGNGIRLLRPGFISVEDLKEITENVMVDKGVLEMLGEGAKVRSPGMKYKHYAPKAEVTIIDGSSEQFNAFCRENASADDVLMVFTEADAQGLPQRKTVLGATDEEQAQHLFDALRGFDEMCAEKVWARCPRKTGVGLAVYNRLLRAAAFRVIHL, from the coding sequence ATGTTTGAAACTAAGCTTCTGGGTAAAGACGAAAACTCGATAAACACCGCCGCAGAACTTATCAGGGCAGGCGAAGTTGTGGGGATCCCCACTGAAACAGTCTACGGGCTTGGTGCCAATGCCTTTGATGAGGATGCAGTGCACAAGATATTCGCGGCAAAGGGCAGACCTGCCGACAATCCGCTGATAGTACATATAAGTTCATTTGAGGAGATCAAACCTCTTGTAACGGAGATACCCGCACTTGCCGAAAAGTGTGCTGAAAAATTCTGGCCGGGTCCCCTGACTATGATAATGCCGAAATCCGATAAGATACCCTTGGTGACAAGCGGCGGACTTGACACCGTGGGCATAAGGATGCCATCGAATGCAACGGCACGTGCTATAATCAAGGCAAGCGGCTGTCCTATTGCCGCACCATCGGCTAATCTTTCGGGCAGTCCCTCCCCTACCACAGCGATGCACGTATTAAATGATATGGACGGACGTATTCCCGCCATAGTTGACGGCGGCGCCTGCGGTGTGGGTGTCGAAAGCACTGTCATCAGCTTTGAGGGCAACGGTATCAGGCTTCTCCGCCCTGGATTCATCTCGGTCGAAGACCTTAAAGAGATCACCGAGAACGTTATGGTTGACAAAGGCGTGCTTGAAATGCTGGGCGAGGGTGCTAAGGTACGCAGCCCGGGTATGAAGTATAAGCACTATGCCCCGAAAGCCGAAGTAACTATCATCGACGGCAGCAGCGAACAGTTCAATGCCTTCTGCAGAGAGAATGCATCGGCTGATGATGTGCTAATGGTATTCACCGAGGCTGATGCACAAGGACTTCCACAGAGAAAAACTGTCCTCGGTGCCACAGACGAAGAACAGGCGCAGCACCTTTTTGATGCGCTGAGAGGATTCGACGAGATGTGCGCTGAGAAGGTATGGGCGAGATGCCCCCGTAAGACCGGAGTTGGTCTGGCGGTGTACAACAGACTGCTGAGAGCGGCTGCATTCAGGGTGATACATCTATGA
- the coaE gene encoding dephospho-CoA kinase (Dephospho-CoA kinase (CoaE) performs the final step in coenzyme A biosynthesis.), with protein MSIVIGLTGQSGAGKTLVSRVFEEKGFGVINCDMAAREVTEAGSDCNRELAEIFPECFDEDYVLDRRALGSIVFADRQKLDTLNSVIFRYIDKLLDEKIAEYSQSYDYVVLDAPTLFEAGADKKCHVIVSVTADEDIRLRRITARDGLDEESVRKRFASQHDQAFFERVSDYVIKNNGDSTEAVRQTIEITYKIKEGKIGSKNNK; from the coding sequence ATGAGCATCGTGATAGGTCTTACAGGACAGAGCGGTGCAGGCAAGACACTGGTATCAAGGGTATTCGAGGAAAAGGGCTTCGGGGTGATAAACTGCGATATGGCAGCAAGAGAGGTCACCGAAGCAGGCAGCGACTGCAACCGCGAGCTGGCTGAGATATTCCCCGAATGCTTTGATGAAGACTATGTACTTGACAGACGTGCCCTCGGAAGTATAGTATTTGCCGACAGACAAAAGCTGGATACCCTCAACAGTGTAATATTCAGGTACATCGACAAGCTCCTTGACGAAAAGATAGCCGAATACAGCCAGAGCTATGACTATGTGGTGCTGGATGCTCCCACCCTTTTTGAAGCCGGTGCTGACAAAAAATGCCATGTGATAGTATCTGTTACGGCTGATGAAGATATCAGGCTCAGGCGTATAACCGCAAGGGATGGTCTTGATGAGGAAAGCGTCAGAAAGCGTTTTGCCTCACAGCATGACCAGGCATTCTTTGAAAGGGTCAGTGACTATGTCATAAAAAATAACGGTGACAGCACAGAAGCTGTCCGACAGACAATTGAGATAACATACAAAATAAAGGAAGGTAAAATTGGCAGCAAGAACAACAAGTAA
- a CDS encoding lytic transglycosylase domain-containing protein — protein sequence MAARTTSKTSANRSPRKKKSSTGDLIAVLLGVAAAVAVVMFLVFLFKRGVSQGLREVKDKTSDYVPSGFTYPTKYEEYVIKYCKEYDTDPVLVFSVIKVESNFQPKATSNVGARGLMQLMEDAYDWVKFRLDDDSESYEDMYDPETNIKYGTYYLSFLMDRYDDSIDLAAAAYHCGMGQVDSWLEDGTISAEKFDVNDIPKENDQTSHYVNKINDAYTAYKKILSERGIDSLYTDPSSEDATESGEDTEESETYDDYYADNYEDYGDTEYIY from the coding sequence TTGGCAGCAAGAACAACAAGTAAAACTTCTGCAAATAGAAGTCCAAGAAAAAAGAAAAGCTCAACCGGCGATCTGATAGCAGTGCTGTTAGGTGTAGCGGCAGCTGTCGCAGTAGTAATGTTCCTGGTTTTCCTTTTCAAACGAGGTGTAAGCCAAGGACTCAGGGAGGTAAAAGATAAGACTTCGGATTACGTACCCAGCGGCTTTACATACCCCACTAAATATGAGGAATATGTTATAAAATACTGCAAAGAATATGATACAGACCCTGTTCTTGTGTTCTCGGTGATAAAGGTGGAAAGCAACTTCCAGCCAAAAGCCACATCAAACGTTGGCGCAAGAGGTCTTATGCAGCTTATGGAGGATGCCTATGACTGGGTGAAATTCAGGCTGGATGACGACAGCGAGAGCTATGAGGATATGTACGATCCCGAAACAAATATAAAATACGGAACATATTATCTCAGCTTTCTCATGGACAGATACGATGATTCCATAGACCTTGCAGCGGCAGCTTACCACTGCGGTATGGGTCAGGTGGACAGCTGGCTGGAAGACGGCACTATCAGCGCTGAGAAATTCGACGTTAATGATATCCCGAAAGAGAACGACCAGACTTCACATTACGTAAACAAGATAAACGATGCCTATACGGCTTACAAGAAGATACTCTCCGAACGCGGTATAGACAGCTTATATACCGATCCTTCATCGGAAGACGCAACGGAATCCGGAGAAGATACGGAAGAATCTGAAACATACGATGACTACTACGCCGATAATTACGAAGATTACGGCGATACAGAATATATTTATTAA
- a CDS encoding aminopeptidase: MAEKKKSAAEELAEKLLSQHKNGILRVDEKEIKDIDSYNEGYKDFLNTAKTEREAAEEIVRQAEAAGFKAYERNKKYKSGDKFYFVNRGKAVILTVMGKKDISEGIRLAAAHIDSPRLDMKQNPLYEDKEIAYFKTHYYGGIKKYQWPTVPLSLHGVIIKADGSTVKVRIGEDEGDPVFCISDILPHLAESQYKRPAPRLITGEELNIIVGSRPFKDDKISNKVKLNIMAILNEKYDIVEDDLISAELEAVPAFKAVDVGFDRSMVGSYGQDDRVCAYSSLKAVLELKKPEYTCMTVLTDKEETGSDGNTGLNSSYLPYFISDLAEVYGANGRNVMSKSECLSADVNAAVDPTFIEPFEVRNCSQLNYGVVATKFTGARGKSGTSDASAEFVGRIRRLFDKNGIIWQTGELGKVDAGGGGTVAQYIANLDLDVIDVGVPVLSMHAPFEITSKLDNYMAYKAFRVFFEDK, from the coding sequence ATGGCAGAAAAGAAAAAATCGGCAGCCGAGGAGCTTGCTGAAAAGCTGCTCTCACAGCACAAGAACGGTATACTGAGAGTCGATGAAAAGGAGATCAAGGATATCGACAGCTACAACGAGGGCTACAAGGATTTCCTGAACACCGCAAAGACCGAACGCGAGGCTGCTGAGGAGATCGTCAGACAGGCTGAAGCTGCAGGCTTCAAGGCTTATGAAAGAAACAAGAAGTACAAGTCGGGCGACAAGTTCTACTTTGTTAACAGAGGCAAGGCTGTGATACTCACCGTTATGGGCAAAAAGGATATTTCCGAGGGCATCAGGCTGGCAGCTGCACATATCGACTCACCCAGACTTGATATGAAGCAGAACCCCCTCTATGAGGATAAGGAGATAGCTTATTTCAAGACCCACTACTACGGCGGCATCAAGAAGTATCAGTGGCCGACAGTTCCGCTGTCACTCCACGGAGTTATCATCAAGGCTGACGGCAGTACTGTAAAGGTACGCATAGGTGAGGACGAGGGCGACCCCGTTTTCTGTATAAGTGATATACTCCCCCACCTGGCTGAATCACAGTATAAAAGACCTGCACCAAGGCTCATCACAGGTGAGGAGCTGAACATCATCGTTGGTTCAAGACCTTTCAAGGATGACAAGATATCCAATAAGGTGAAGCTGAATATAATGGCTATACTGAACGAGAAGTACGACATCGTCGAGGATGATCTGATCTCTGCTGAGCTGGAGGCTGTACCTGCATTCAAGGCTGTGGATGTTGGCTTTGACAGAAGCATGGTAGGTTCATACGGTCAGGATGACAGAGTGTGCGCTTATTCTTCGCTGAAAGCTGTACTTGAACTCAAAAAGCCCGAGTATACCTGCATGACAGTACTCACCGACAAAGAAGAAACAGGCAGCGACGGCAACACTGGTCTTAACAGCTCATATCTCCCTTACTTCATCAGCGATCTTGCTGAGGTATACGGTGCCAACGGCAGGAATGTAATGAGCAAGTCAGAGTGCCTTTCAGCTGACGTAAATGCAGCTGTTGACCCCACATTCATCGAGCCCTTCGAGGTACGCAACTGCTCACAGCTGAACTACGGCGTGGTTGCAACTAAGTTCACAGGTGCAAGGGGCAAGTCCGGTACATCTGACGCTTCTGCTGAATTCGTCGGCAGGATAAGAAGACTCTTCGACAAGAACGGCATCATCTGGCAGACAGGTGAACTGGGCAAGGTAGATGCAGGCGGCGGCGGAACTGTTGCACAGTATATCGCAAACCTTGACCTTGATGTAATCGACGTTGGTGTTCCCGTACTGTCTATGCACGCACCCTTTGAGATAACCTCAAAGCTGGATAACTATATGGCTTACAAGGCATTCAGAGTTTTCTTTGAAGATAAATGA
- a CDS encoding sigma-E processing peptidase SpoIIGA, translating to MKIYADVLIITSCLVEYVYLYTAAALLHIRLKSGRVFAACFFAGLMSLLICADGGTFIGAVLITTAKALSIVITLLIAMRMKGFCEFIRALAVFLAVRAVYTALIIMYWEISDTKRIYVRNFTAYFDISLLKLAAALITAYILLTAADTLKRRFARKAVTYNAVFRCGDHEVTLPAVADTGNRLCDSFTGLPVVIFCCDDMYLHYSLNDPDEGMRAGFRLTPYSTINGSGLLHVTSKGTVTITDNSGMSRNVRCCVGIKPSCRNRSCAIFDPALLE from the coding sequence ATGAAGATATATGCCGATGTACTGATAATTACAAGCTGTCTTGTGGAGTATGTTTATCTGTATACCGCTGCAGCGCTCCTTCACATAAGGCTGAAGAGCGGCAGGGTATTCGCAGCCTGTTTTTTCGCAGGTCTGATGTCACTGCTGATATGTGCAGACGGCGGCACATTCATCGGCGCGGTGCTTATTACCACAGCAAAAGCGCTGAGTATAGTCATAACACTGCTCATAGCGATGAGGATGAAGGGATTTTGTGAGTTTATAAGAGCTCTCGCAGTCTTTCTGGCTGTACGCGCTGTGTACACAGCACTTATCATTATGTACTGGGAGATATCTGATACAAAGCGGATATATGTAAGAAACTTCACGGCATACTTTGATATATCCCTTCTGAAACTTGCAGCTGCACTGATAACCGCGTATATCCTCCTTACAGCTGCCGATACACTTAAACGCAGATTTGCCCGCAAGGCAGTCACATACAATGCGGTGTTCCGCTGCGGAGATCACGAGGTCACACTGCCTGCCGTTGCTGATACAGGCAATCGCCTTTGCGACAGCTTTACAGGTCTGCCGGTGGTGATATTCTGCTGTGATGATATGTACCTGCACTACTCACTGAATGACCCCGATGAGGGTATGCGTGCAGGTTTCAGGCTTACACCTTACTCGACAATAAATGGCAGCGGACTGCTCCATGTAACTTCAAAGGGCACAGTGACCATAACAGATAACAGCGGCATGAGCCGTAATGTGCGGTGCTGTGTCGGGATAAAGCCCTCATGCCGTAACCGCAGCTGTGCCATATTCGACCCCGCACTGCTGGAATGA
- the sigE gene encoding RNA polymerase sporulation sigma factor SigE — MNILKGIDRWVTRLLGSTESVYYINGPEQLPPPLTKDEEAKAFQLFATDEKKARELLIVHNLRLVVYISKKFESTGAGIEDLISIGSIGLIKAVNTFRPDKNIKLATYASRCIENEILMFLRKASQRRSEISIDEPLNTDWDGNELLLSDILGTDEDTVHKGIESEVEKTLLRREIDKLGEREKMIMEMRFGLNGKSEMTQKEVAQTVGISQSYISRLEKKTLKAIRENLEKIC, encoded by the coding sequence ATGAATATATTAAAGGGTATCGACCGCTGGGTGACAAGGCTTCTTGGCAGTACCGAAAGCGTTTACTACATAAACGGTCCCGAGCAGCTTCCTCCGCCCCTGACAAAAGATGAGGAGGCAAAGGCATTTCAGCTTTTTGCCACCGATGAGAAAAAAGCTCGGGAACTGCTTATAGTGCACAATCTGAGGCTTGTGGTGTATATATCCAAAAAGTTTGAATCCACAGGTGCAGGGATAGAAGACCTTATCTCCATAGGCTCCATCGGACTTATCAAAGCGGTGAATACCTTCCGCCCCGATAAAAACATCAAGCTTGCGACCTATGCTTCAAGATGCATCGAAAACGAGATACTCATGTTCCTGCGCAAGGCATCTCAGCGAAGAAGCGAGATATCCATAGACGAACCACTCAACACCGACTGGGACGGCAACGAACTCCTGCTATCGGATATACTGGGTACTGATGAGGATACAGTTCACAAAGGTATCGAAAGCGAAGTGGAAAAGACCCTTCTCCGCCGCGAGATAGACAAGCTGGGCGAACGTGAGAAGATGATAATGGAAATGCGCTTCGGGCTTAACGGCAAAAGCGAAATGACCCAGAAAGAAGTGGCTCAGACCGTCGGGATATCCCAGTCCTACATATCACGCCTTGAAAAAAAGACCCTGAAAGCCATACGCGAAAACCTTGAAAAAATATGCTGA
- a CDS encoding sensor histidine kinase: protein MIVCLVILIILLVCKILIMRRSAREITDEIRDRLTSDTNTPITITSHDRRMQELAIQINRQLKDLRKEYLQYHQGNTELKTAITNISHDIRTPLTAIAGNLYMISKTDDISEIREYISTIEERTETMKQLTEELFRYSVILSDEGEQDTEEVYVNQVLEESIGGFYPVLTKRGITPKIDITDTRIVRNMRRSDLARVFSNLLNNALKYSDGDLEITLTDKGEITFTNTAKDLSAVEVEQLFDRFYTVEVARNSTGLGLSIARTLVKRMGGTITADYDDDRLSIRISL, encoded by the coding sequence ATGATAGTCTGTCTTGTCATACTTATCATTCTGCTTGTGTGCAAGATACTTATAATGCGAAGATCCGCAAGAGAGATAACAGATGAAATACGGGACAGACTTACTTCCGATACAAATACACCCATAACTATCACTAGCCATGACCGCCGTATGCAGGAACTGGCGATACAGATAAACCGTCAGCTGAAAGATCTGCGCAAGGAGTATCTGCAATATCATCAGGGCAATACCGAACTGAAAACCGCGATAACGAACATATCACACGATATACGCACACCTCTGACGGCAATAGCGGGAAATCTGTATATGATCAGCAAGACCGATGATATTTCAGAGATCAGGGAATATATCAGCACCATAGAAGAACGCACAGAGACCATGAAACAACTCACCGAGGAACTGTTCCGCTATTCTGTCATATTATCAGATGAAGGTGAACAGGATACGGAGGAAGTTTATGTGAATCAGGTGCTTGAAGAGAGTATCGGCGGATTTTATCCCGTGCTGACAAAGCGGGGCATCACACCGAAGATAGATATCACAGATACCCGCATTGTCCGTAATATGCGAAGATCAGATCTGGCAAGAGTATTTTCCAATCTGCTCAACAATGCACTGAAATACAGCGACGGTGATCTGGAGATAACGCTTACTGATAAGGGCGAGATCACATTCACAAATACCGCAAAGGATCTGTCAGCGGTGGAGGTAGAACAGCTGTTTGACAGGTTCTATACCGTCGAGGTCGCACGCAACTCAACGGGACTCGGGCTGTCTATCGCCCGCACACTTGTAAAACGAATGGGAGGAACTATCACAGCGGATTACGATGACGATCGGCTTTCGATCAGGATCAGTCTATGA
- a CDS encoding ABC transporter permease, with translation MLDLLSAGIHRYLKRPLTYLCFAASLICGITYIITSVYTSENVDFFNPDDMYFIFSIIANAVLCVMNIGTEFSSGVIRNKISSGHKKHIVYISEVLITVMISTIMFCLTAVPLVAYHIAYLQRMTYMVLSLVIIYTAYIFIGIMIVFVCFVTANRTAAAIIGGLLVFLVNVIGYTTVDVLNEPEFFTKYHHADGGYSMVAGDVTGIEDMDDIVEITQEENPEYPRGIKRNIVTVIRDSNPNVSINSFMSYCYCTNNSEELYEYEKESHSEMVRSEASMCIFAVLITICGALIFKKKNLK, from the coding sequence ATGCTTGACTTATTAAGTGCAGGTATCCACAGGTACCTTAAACGTCCGCTGACTTATTTATGCTTTGCTGCATCACTTATCTGCGGCATTACGTATATTATTACGTCTGTTTATACCAGCGAGAATGTGGATTTCTTTAATCCCGATGACATGTACTTCATTTTCAGTATTATTGCAAACGCAGTTTTATGTGTTATGAATATCGGCACAGAATTCAGTTCGGGAGTAATAAGGAACAAGATATCTTCAGGGCACAAAAAGCATATCGTTTATATTTCCGAAGTGCTTATTACAGTTATGATATCGACTATCATGTTCTGTCTTACAGCTGTTCCTCTGGTTGCCTATCATATAGCTTATTTGCAGAGAATGACTTATATGGTACTTTCGCTTGTGATTATATATACAGCCTACATCTTTATCGGCATTATGATAGTATTTGTATGCTTTGTCACTGCAAACCGAACTGCAGCCGCGATCATCGGGGGCTTACTGGTCTTTCTGGTAAATGTTATCGGCTATACCACTGTAGATGTGCTCAATGAGCCTGAATTTTTCACCAAATATCATCATGCTGACGGGGGTTATTCTATGGTAGCAGGAGATGTGACCGGCATCGAGGATATGGATGACATAGTAGAAATAACACAGGAAGAAAATCCTGAATATCCCCGCGGTATCAAGCGAAATATCGTAACGGTGATCCGTGACAGTAATCCGAATGTATCCATCAATTCATTTATGTCATACTGCTATTGCACAAATAACTCTGAAGAACTGTATGAATACGAGAAAGAATCTCATTCGGAAATGGTGAGAAGCGAAGCATCGATGTGTATATTTGCAGTACTCATAACGATCTGTGGTGCTTTGATATTTAAGAAAAAGAATTTGAAATAA
- a CDS encoding ABC transporter ATP-binding protein: MEYVLKTNGLCKSYRRYHILNGLTMNVPKGSIYGFVGKNGAGKTTLIRLITGLQDPSSGEYTLYGTKHTDSKISKVRRRMGAVVETPSIYPDMTAKDNLIQQYRTLGISGFDGLEDILKLVGLENTGKKKAKHFSLGMRQRLGIAVALCGSPDLLVLDEPVNGLDPQGIVEIRELILKLNREKNITVLISSHILDELAKLATHYGFIDSGKIIREMSAEELNAVCRKCMRLTVSSTAILAKVLDDMGIGYSVIDDNHADIYSKPNITQLTLALAKENCEVISFEEHDESLESFYLSLVGGAVNA; encoded by the coding sequence ATGGAATATGTTCTGAAAACAAACGGTCTGTGCAAATCTTACCGCCGATACCATATCCTGAACGGTCTGACTATGAATGTCCCTAAGGGTTCGATATACGGTTTCGTCGGCAAGAACGGCGCAGGCAAAACAACGCTGATAAGATTGATAACGGGTTTGCAGGATCCTTCAAGCGGTGAGTACACTTTATATGGTACAAAACATACGGACAGCAAAATTTCAAAAGTACGCAGACGTATGGGTGCTGTGGTGGAAACACCTTCCATCTATCCCGATATGACTGCAAAGGATAATCTCATACAGCAGTACCGCACCCTCGGTATTTCGGGTTTTGACGGTCTTGAGGATATCCTGAAGCTGGTAGGACTTGAAAATACAGGAAAGAAAAAGGCGAAACATTTCTCACTGGGTATGCGTCAGCGACTCGGCATCGCAGTTGCCCTCTGCGGAAGTCCCGATCTTCTTGTGCTGGACGAGCCTGTAAACGGTCTTGACCCACAGGGCATCGTGGAGATAAGAGAGCTTATACTGAAACTCAACCGCGAGAAGAATATCACAGTGCTTATCTCATCCCATATCCTCGATGAGCTTGCAAAGCTTGCCACACATTACGGTTTTATCGACAGCGGCAAGATCATCAGGGAAATGAGCGCCGAGGAACTGAACGCCGTATGCCGCAAGTGTATGCGCCTGACTGTCAGCAGCACAGCGATACTGGCAAAAGTCCTTGACGATATGGGTATCGGATACAGTGTTATCGATGATAACCATGCGGATATCTACTCAAAACCCAACATCACACAGCTTACACTTGCCCTTGCAAAGGAAAACTGTGAAGTTATTTCCTTTGAGGAACACGATGAGAGCCTTGAAAGCTTCTATCTGTCATTGGTGGGAGGTGCTGTAAATGCTTGA
- a CDS encoding response regulator transcription factor — protein sequence MSEILIIDDDTHINDIVSKALRSEGYSVTSAYSGTEALLLLNNYRPDLILLDLMLPGLSGEELLPRIGDIPVIVVSAKADVTNKVDLLIGGAADYITKPFDMNELLARILVQLRKNARSDERSFLTYHEITLDMDKHTISAKGNENKLTRTEYAILKLLMSNHDQVVAKLTILDRISLDTPDCTEDSLKSHIYNLRKKLKALTGKEYISSVWGIGFMLTEKS from the coding sequence ATGTCAGAAATACTTATAATAGATGATGATACACATATAAACGATATCGTATCCAAAGCACTGCGGTCCGAGGGCTATTCGGTAACAAGTGCTTATTCCGGTACAGAGGCGCTGCTGCTTCTGAATAATTACAGACCCGATCTAATTCTGCTTGACCTTATGCTGCCGGGGCTTTCAGGGGAAGAACTTCTGCCGCGTATCGGGGATATACCCGTGATAGTGGTCAGTGCAAAAGCCGATGTGACAAACAAGGTCGATCTGCTGATAGGCGGTGCGGCAGATTATATCACAAAGCCATTTGATATGAACGAACTTCTTGCAAGGATACTGGTACAGCTTCGTAAAAATGCAAGATCTGACGAAAGATCATTTCTCACTTATCATGAGATCACACTTGATATGGATAAACATACTATCTCAGCAAAAGGGAACGAGAATAAACTTACAAGAACGGAATATGCCATTCTTAAACTGCTGATGTCAAATCACGATCAGGTAGTGGCAAAGCTGACGATATTAGACCGCATCAGCCTTGATACCCCTGACTGTACCGAAGATTCACTGAAAAGCCATATCTACAATCTGCGCAAAAAACTGAAAGCACTGACAGGCAAGGAATATATTTCTTCGGTATGGGGCATAGGGTTTATGCTGACCGAAAAATCTTGA